The genomic region gtgaggggggaagggcaaggagattgtaagcccctttgagtctccttcagaagagaaagggggatataaatccaaactcctccttttcctccttctcctcctcctcctcttcttcctcttgcacACACGTATATCCGAGTGGCTGTGGGGGATCTGTGTATGTGGAAAGCTTATGCCCCCCTTCCCACCTATCGTACAAAGCAATTACCTGACACTTTTCAAACTTTTCTGCCCTTCCTGAACTGCCAGCGGTTTGGGGCACTGTTACCAGCGACCTCTGTGTGCACACTGGCTGCTGTACTGTATCCTCTCTCCTTCCTGCTATCTCTCTAGTCTAGTCTGATCAGGCATTGGATCTATACATCTCTGTTTCTTGGGGCACAGGAAACTAATATCCAAGCATTGGCAGATCTGTTACAGAAACTTCTTAACAAGAAACAAAACCATGAAGCTTACTAATTTGCAGGGGTCACCGTTTTTACTTTGATATTCCTTTTTGAGGAACGACACAAGCAAAGACGGAAGTTTGAATCAGAAGTTGGCCAAGGCAGCTTTACCCCATTTTTCTTTGTTGCCTGGTTCTTTGCTTGTGCACTTTCAGAATATAGTAAACCTTTTTAACTTTTTCTCCCCCAGGTGTGAGGGCTTTTTTCTGACCTTTCTGGGGGATTTCTCCCCATGCTTCCAACCATTCCTTTATCCATTTGTAATCGGAGCACATCCTCAATGTTTACGATTCAcatgtagggccccttccgcacatgcagaataacgcactttcaatccacttttcacaattgtttgcaagtggatcttgctattccgcacagtaaaacccagctgcaaagtgcattgaaagcggattgaaagtgcattattctacatgtgcagaagggacctaggTGTAAGGGTCTGCTACTCCGGTCATAaaacgagactcaagaagatttcaagagctttattggaaccgtgtcttCCCAAggttcagatagccgaaactaaagtttggctctctgaccccggtatatacctgtaagttacagaaaggtcCAACCCAtgatccccccaccctcacattcccataatatcagcatttgaaaggacggTGAGAATAgtggcattgtttaggacagacagttcatTCCCTGgaagaaggcagataagaatgagcAGGAAGCTCTATTGACTTGGTTCATCACAAgcaggggaggcctccttagcctggGGCAATGATAATGGAAACAGCCAACTGTGGCCTTGAAGCAGACCACATGCTagctgccaggccgagaatggtgcaggcctgacactaGGATATACAAAAAGGAATCAATGTTGCTGCTTCCTGGCAGGTGGGCAAATGGTTATCATTGTCCTGGCTATTTGTCTCCATAAAGAGGGACCAGTTCCTTTCAGCCTGCGACCCAAAGACTTTgtttgcattgtcaaaggctttaacaGCTGGACTCagctggagagaaacacatctcactgcaGAAcgtctctgaagataccagccatagaggcgggtgaaatgttaggagcaaaaatgaccagaccacagccacacagccctgaaaatccacaacagtcattTTATTGTTGAGTTCCCAGGCTAGGGTGTTTTCTCTGAGGCCAAGTTCTCTCAGGGGGTTCATCGAGGCATTCTGGATTTCCCAACCACAGCAGAGGCTAATTAAGACACTCGTCTCTGCCACAATTAGCCCACTTATTCTTTTACTTTTGTGCATTGCAGAACCAGACGTGATAGTGGAAAGCTCGCCGGAGTTGGAGGAGAACCAGTTATCCCTGGAAGTTCAGAATTCGTTTTCCTTTCTCGACAGCCAGGATGCTTGGCTGGGCAACAGTCTCGAGAGCGACCCACCCTGGAAGAGTTTGCACACAGCCCCTGATTATGCAGGCAAAGAGGATGACTTCCCAACAGTGGATGATGACATGGGGAGTGGGTTCATGAATGAAATGATGGAAGAAAGCTGGCAGGTTAGttatgctggggggcgggggggtggggtggcatagTTCAAAAGACAGCTGATCTGCCTGGCTAGAATCTGCAATGGCTGTCTGGACATTTATCCCCGATAGATAGTTATCTAAGGAAGCCATGCCCTGTTTGCTTACAGCTCTTGGATGACCCCTCTTCCATTTCATTGTTCAACGATGTCGCATGGCCCACAGTCCTTTGTGCCATCTCAAGTCTCTGCCCTACCTGTGACTGCGCTTCAGCTACCTGCTCATTGTTTGCAGGTTCCAGAACAGGAAGGGAGAGACAGAAATATGTCGAGGTTGCCCAGATTTCAGAAGCTTCTTGAAGCCAAATTGTCTTGAATGCTGGTATTTTCATAccaagaagggaaggaagaatacAGACTCTTGGCTAAGTAGGTTATTTCCAATGTCAGCAAGAAAGGCTGTGGAAGGAGGTGTAGCTCCGTGGGCTCAGGACATACTTGGCATGCACAAGATTGtcagttcaattcctggcatctccaattaaaggatcTCCGTAAAAAGACTTTTTgctgcctgagaccccagagcTTCATTGCCCCACAGCAGAGGTAATATTGAATACAGTAGATCAGTGGTCTGAGTTAGTGTAAggcaggctcattccgcacatgcagaataatgcactttcaaactgctttcaatgctctttgaagctgtgcggaatggcaaaatccacttgcaaacagttgtgaaagtggtttgaaaacgcattattttgcgtgtgcggaaggggctgtagTTTGTTATCACTGTGACATTTTGAAAGTCGGGATCTCAATAGAAGAGCACACAGAGAGTCCCAGGCTAAATTCCTGGCAACTCCAGTCAGACAGGATCTCAggtcataggcagtggtgggattcaaataatttaacaaccagttccggtggtgggattcaaataatttaacaactggttgtttacaagcaccattttaacaaccggttcttctgaagtggtgcgaacctgctgaatcccaccactgatcataggTATCAGGAACTATTCTTCTTTACCTAAgaacctgggctcattccgcacatgcagaataatgcactttcaaactgctttcagtgctctttgaagctgtgcgaaatggcaaaaaccacttgcaaacagttgtgaaagtggtttgaaaacgcattattttgcatgtgcggaaggggctagagACTTCCTGCCAGTCAACTCAGACACATGCTGAGCTAAATGGAATAATGGTTTCactcaatacaacaacctttattaggcatattaaaataggctccagagcattacagacatttctgaagtacaaatcaaaagtacattcaaaacacagacagataaactgtatctagcattggacgttacttagaaaattctgtcacttgtaaaagaaattttgctactttttccaagagcatggcctctgtgttatttaacaaaagctccacaacagagttgtcagagtctctttcagatttgtctaagacccgcccaggagagaaatccctaatacccacatatctcggacagttaagtataatgtgagcaatgGTTTCACTCCATATGAGACAGCTCTGTTCAGATGaaaagacaaaaattgtccaTATAACTCCTGTAAtacttttttgtttcctgttaAATCATGAACACATCAGAGCTGACACAATCTCATATCATAAGACTGTCCTTTTAATGCACAACTTAACGTTTTACTGGATTAAAGTCAGTACCTTTAATCAGTGACTCGCTTTGTTCATTGAAGTTCTACAGAACTGAATTCTGCATCTCTGGAACTGAGTTAAACAACTGTTTGGATCATTTTCTCCAATTTCCAGGCATTTCAGTGCATTTATCCCAGAGCGTTAGGTAAGCGGAGAAAGTTGTAAGAGAAGTGGTAAGAAATACATAGTGGCTGATTACGCTGGAGGCCCCTGTGACGCGCTGGCAGCTGAACCCTGGCGCGGCAAACTGCCACCTACAagatgtacaaggaagttgctgcacatggggagcagaagtggcatgcagcaaacttccttgtacatcGGTTGCCATGCGTAATTGCTCTTGCTCTCGGCTTTCCCtgcggaaagcaagagcacttcaggcatGTTCCTGATGCTGCCTCAGGGCCGAGAGGAGGTAAACTTCCCCCATCCATAATCAGCCAGCAACAGCTAACAGTAAGTGTAAGAAAGAATTAAGCTTGCGTAGGACTTAGGGTGGCATCTATTTTaaaccctttccccctccttatcTGTCTTCTCATTCCATCATTTCCAGTTGGAGACATTTTCTGCTGCCCCGTCGCTGAACTATCTGTCCATTGAGGAGTGTATGAATGAACATTCAGATGAAGAGGATGACCAGTACTATTTGGCCACAGGCTGTTTGGACGAGGAAGAGCACTCCAAGGAGGGGGACTCTGAAGAAGTCTATCTGAGTGCTTATGATGACCTCAGCCCTTTAGCTACTGAATTAAAGCATTTTCAGCAACTTAATAAAGCTCCGGATGCCCTTCTCACAGGGAACTTGACAGAAAATCAACCCCTCAGTCTGGCTGAGGAGACTTCACCTGGAAACCCGTCAGTATTTGAAGCAGAGGTGGAACTTCTGCCAAGCAGTCCTCCTGAAAAAGACCCACAATTAACCAATTCACACCTTGGTTCAGAACAAACTAGCCTGGCAGAGGAAGAGGATGGGGTCTCCCTGAGCTTCAAAAGGGATTCCCATGAATTGGAAACATCTGAGAAGAACGGAACCAAAACCATTAAGGTAAAGCCCGGTTCTCCTTTGACTCTGCAAGCGGTAGATGCAAATGCTGGAGATGAAGACGACCTCCTTCTTGAAACAGGATGTTTGCTTCAAGCAGAACACCCTATCAGAGTTTCAGAAGAAAACCGGGAAAAAACTCAGGACAGCATCACTCAGGGAACTCAACTAAGCCTCAAGGTTGAGCAGCAACTGCAAGCTCAGGTTGcatcagaagctgagcaggttcAGAGGCCTCCTTACATGCCCAGCTTAGAGGCTGATGGACCAACTCTGTCAGAGGTTGTTGGAACAGCTGATGAACACGTGGACTGTGAATTCCTGCTTCAAGAGGCACAGCAGCTACTGAGCAGAGAGGTTGCCCAACCGGAGATTTCCCAAGCTCCTTCATCACTGGAAGATCAAAGTTTGACTGGGACTCATCTCCAGGTTTCTCCTTCATCAGGCAGTGCATCTGAAATGCCAAGTTCTGAGACAcactctctgccttcccctttgcTCGACGTGAGTCTTGAACAAACTGCTTTGCCCCGCCCATCCACTCCCTATTCCCCCTTATTTGACGATTGCCCTGAGTCTTCTTTGTTGTCGCTCATGACCTCTTCCCACATGAGCTGTCCAGAAAGTCTTCTGCAGAACACTTTTTATGCCCCACCAGAAGAAGCTTCAGTTGCCCCGAAGCACAGTATCCAACCGGATGGAAGTGTCTCCATGAGAAAGACCTCCAGCACTTTCAGAGTCCAGCAGGTGAAATCTTTCCCGGTGGTGCCTCCAAAGCCACAGTTTGCCAAGATCCCTCCTTCCTTATTGCCAGTCTCTCCTTCCAAGGAAGCCGCCAACTGGTGGCCTGACCCACCAATCTCAGATCAGACTGATGGAAACGAGAAGACAAATGAGTCCAACGAGGACATTACACACAAACCACCTTGCCCCTCCAATAGCAATGAATCTGTAGAACCTGTCCCTTCATCTTCTGAGATGCCCACCTCTCCAGGTAACCATCTCAGTGGTTCGGGGACCCTTCAGAAGCAGCGGAATTCAATGCCGGTGTATCTGGAGAAATACGGCAGGGATAATGAGAGCCGAGGGGACATCCTCCCAAATTTGCAGTGCTCCTCGCCTGTAGGTTTGGATAAATGCACCCATTGGTCCAAGTATGAGCTCAGCGGAGATGACCTCCAGAACATGAAACGCTCCCTTCCAGGGAATTTAGATGAACGCGGTGGACATTCTAAGAGAGATGACAGGAAGGGGGAGCCACCCCAGAAGCATCCCCTGCACATGCACGGCGAACGCAGCGAGGCTGTCcctcagaagcagaggtggacCAGCTGGCGCAATGGAGGGAGCATGTCCTTTGATGAGGCGGTTGCCCTTGCCAAAGAGAGGCATGGGGCTCAAGTCCCAATGAGGAGGATGCAGACCTATTGCTATGGAGATGCCGAGGGCCTGCTGGGCCTCCCCAGATCGGAAAAGCCTCCCCCTTTCCCGAAACCTGCCCTGAAACCCTTAGGTCAGCGCCATCTGAGACCTCGGAGCTGCGCAGGCACGGCTGCATCCCCAGAGCCTCTCCTTTTGGGGAAACCCCTTCTTGCTCAAGCATCGTCTGACAACACCGTGGAAGGTCAGCTTTCGCCTAACCAGGAAGCCTCTTTTCTTACTCATGaccttctgcccaggagcaggcTGAGCTTGGCAAAGATAGGAAGGCGCTTATCTCTGTCAGAAGAGATAACAGGTGCAGGGCAATAGCAACAGAGCGGCCTTGGAAGCCACTGGGGCTTTAGCCATCCCTAATTCAGTATCAGACTATGGCCTAAAAACGTTATTTGCTCATACTGCAACAGAATTCAGCTTGCATTCCTCCAGACTGCAATATTTCACGAAAAAGCCTTTTGAGTTAgtgaaataggtttttttttcctttgcagaacTCCACTTGAAAATGCCTAGATTTATAAGGGCCTGTATGGGTAACGAATGGACCATAGCTCAAaggtagagaatctgctttgcatgcagaatgtcctgGGTTCAGCccatttggaggttttttaaagagaggctggatggccatctgtcagcagtgctttgattgtgtgttcctgcattgcagggggctggacttgatggcccttggggtctcttccaaactctatgattctttgattaaTTTAACAAGGATTCCAGGTTCAAAGTCAACTTGGAAAGACCTTGGAGAATCGTTGTCAGGTATGGGAAGCTGCCTAATGGTAGAatagctgctttgcatgcaggagatTTGGGTTGAACAATCCAGTTGAACAAGGATTTCAGGTTCAGAGTCAGCTAGGCAAGACCTTGGAGAATCAATATCCACTATGGCCATCCtgtcaaggggctttcaaggtaagtgagaagcataGGTGGTTCTGTGGAGCCTTGCTTGGTGATCATCCAGCCCTGCTTAGATTTCTAAGACCTGATGAGACTGAGCTATATCATTCCTCTGCTCCCCTCCTTGGAACTCTACTAGTTGCAAATTAATATGAACGTAAGAATAGGAGTTTTGCAGGATCACACTAGAGGTCCACCTTGTATTCTTTTCTgattccaacagtggccagtcagataCCCATGCATTACTAGCAAGGAATGCAGGTAGCAATCCACCTTTGCTTAACTCAGGGACATGTTGGGCCTGAACAGGGGGATTCTCCTTTGCTATGGCTAAAATCAAGTCCAGTAgctcctggagagccagcatggtgtagtggataggagtggtggactctaatctggaaaactgagtgTCCAACAGTTGATGGACAAAATTCCCCAGTGCTGTTTAAGAACATCCTGACATTGaggccttggagggtggtggagtttccttcttgggaggtctttgagcagaggctggatggccatctgtcaggagtgctgatAGTGTgtacctgcatggcaggggatggaCCTGATgtcccttgtggcctcttccatgATCCTATTTTATTCACCAAAATATTGACCATTTGAGAACTGAACACGTTGCAAGGCTCCTGTAGCAAAAGTACTATATTCACATCGTGATCCTGCAGAAACACAAGAGAGTGCCCCCCAGACCCAAATGCGTGTGTTGACTTGCTAGGTCCAGGCTCCAGTATCAAAGCTCTTGTAATAGGTTTCTGCGTACATTAAGGAAGGGGGCAATTTTAGCTGATTCTCCTGTCCTATGACATCCTCAAATGCCTCTGCAATGGTGCAACTAGGGGACAGAGGCCCGCTCAGGAATAGCTTGAAGGGAGGAATCACAGGTCTCCTGCAGAAGGTGTGTGTCAAAAACCCTACTGCCCTTTCACACATGACAATCTAGAGATGAAATCCAAACCATGACTTTGGTGGTCATTTATTCACTATTGATGTAATGCATATTGTCCCACAGTTCTTTCTTTTACATAGCAAAGTAGACTTTTAACCCAGTTGGTTTGATTGATGAGGCTCAGCTTTAAGTTCTGTGTTGGCTTAAAGATATGTATTCAATTCTGAGTTTACTGtaaagcaaaaacattttcaaaataaaacaacttATAACTAACGTTAAGATGTTGCCCATGCCTCCTGGACTTCCTCGTCAGCTttattttctgagcttgtgctgACTGTCTTATCctgtatttttgtcagtttttttaaaaaaacgtttagggggggggggtcgtgtctTCATACCCTTAAAACATGACCCCCAGAGACCCCTTGTTGGTCATTACGGTGCTGCTGGACAGTAATCTTGTCCCTTCCTCAATATAAATCAGGGGTTGTGTCACTGGGAACTGGATTCAGAAGACCACACTTTATGgtaggagagaagggaaagattATTTGGATTCCAGTAGCATCGAAACTCACATTCCACAAAGCTTCAGGGGGTGAGCCGTGTTAGTCcattgtagcaaaacaaaacataagaCCAGCAGCGTGCTCAAGACTTAAGAACATTTGTTCCATTAGTGGGATAAAAGGCTTGCCATGGTATCTCAATAAACTGTTTCACACTGggcacagtatgtaacagacttccctctgcgatacacctctgaagatgccagccacagatgcaggtgaaacattaggaacaagatc from Sphaerodactylus townsendi isolate TG3544 linkage group LG01, MPM_Stown_v2.3, whole genome shotgun sequence harbors:
- the ARHGAP30 gene encoding rho GTPase-activating protein 30 is translated as MSLAMKARQKVRRKAVPKDRVFGCDLVEHLQLSGQDVPQVLKSCTEFVEKHGIVDGIYRLSGVSSNIQKLRLEFDTERSPDLSKDIYLKDIHCVSSLCKAYFRELPNPLLTYQLYDKFADAVAINLEEERLVKIKEVLKELPQQHYRTLEFLIRHLVHVASFSAQTNMHVRNLAIIWAPNLLRSKDIETSGFNGTAAFMEVRIQSIVVEFILTHVEQLFGDAPLCAGTRESLRKSLLLMGSPTTLLDDKYCFPCNVPTMLNQGDGPPQMRPYHTIIDLNDNKRKGSLKAKKWRSIFNLGRSSNDSKRRLNKSEEKVDKMRLRPAKSMDSLSSMPCVSDDVAQLGKKRSQKQFLQSHDSFNSHLSQDNSFLESEKTKAEEGTGESEGEATAKSEPTTPKASRSSLVGVTPQGRSPQSSRNRAEKCAGVHISGPFSVTVPFHITSNCTLSRLTRGLECPALSYCTLDKEALDTSLATEEIPSLKQKEDKPKLMSETSMSDTSMDKKDPSGKSAGFPSQLGNLTADSDINQLSLEVQNSFSFLDSQDAWLGNSLESDPPWKSLHTAPDYAGKEDDFPTVDDDMGSGFMNEMMEESWQLETFSAAPSLNYLSIEECMNEHSDEEDDQYYLATGCLDEEEHSKEGDSEEVYLSAYDDLSPLATELKHFQQLNKAPDALLTGNLTENQPLSLAEETSPGNPSVFEAEVELLPSSPPEKDPQLTNSHLGSEQTSLAEEEDGVSLSFKRDSHELETSEKNGTKTIKVKPGSPLTLQAVDANAGDEDDLLLETGCLLQAEHPIRVSEENREKTQDSITQGTQLSLKVEQQLQAQVASEAEQVQRPPYMPSLEADGPTLSEVVGTADEHVDCEFLLQEAQQLLSREVAQPEISQAPSSLEDQSLTGTHLQVSPSSGSASEMPSSETHSLPSPLLDVSLEQTALPRPSTPYSPLFDDCPESSLLSLMTSSHMSCPESLLQNTFYAPPEEASVAPKHSIQPDGSVSMRKTSSTFRVQQVKSFPVVPPKPQFAKIPPSLLPVSPSKEAANWWPDPPISDQTDGNEKTNESNEDITHKPPCPSNSNESVEPVPSSSEMPTSPGNHLSGSGTLQKQRNSMPVYLEKYGRDNESRGDILPNLQCSSPVGLDKCTHWSKYELSGDDLQNMKRSLPGNLDERGGHSKRDDRKGEPPQKHPLHMHGERSEAVPQKQRWTSWRNGGSMSFDEAVALAKERHGAQVPMRRMQTYCYGDAEGLLGLPRSEKPPPFPKPALKPLGQRHLRPRSCAGTAASPEPLLLGKPLLAQASSDNTVEGQLSPNQEASFLTHDLLPRSRLSLAKIGRRLSLSEEITGAGQ